The genomic window tacaatgaaaatttacctgtttagcaacaatattattatagcgacattgtcaaggaataaggctataacatactgaaaaaatcacttaaatcggacaacaggtttaggaaatataagacatcaaaaatgacccatttttaaggtggcgcgtaaattttggcccagagtgtattataaaagttgttaatagTGTAGATCAAACGAACCGAACTTATTAATTGTTACATTGGTGTCAGGTGCAGGATCATGAAGTTCAtgtagtgttggaaaattctcgagaatgaaaaatcagagaatattcccgagaatattctcgatatggagaattttctgagaatgaaccttATGACGTGCTTATGGATATTGTTAAAGatgaaatagggtattaaaaatcattaaattatATAGAAAATTATGAGACGAAAAAACAGTGCTTTTTATAtataagaaaatacaaaaaaaacaaaacaaaatttatttgacaaaaaaaaaattaaattttcttaacAGCAAATACTGGATGTAGTGAGCTACTCTGAAAAAGATGAGGCCTCAGATTCAGAatatatttctatcattagctcatcctggtcatctacattctgcatttcaatgtactgctgagaagttgtgggattttgtttttcactagttgccagctcagtcatggattggtctacgtctaacaATTTATCTGTGTGCAATAAAAGTTAACTTATCAGCCCGTTCACCGGTAAGCAGGTTTCTTTTAGAGGACTGGATaaaaccataagtactgaaacttctttcagtcgatgcactggatgaaggcatgcttaCCGTAATTGGACGAATCTAACAACTGTGTTGGCTGAAAAGCAGTTGATGAATGTTTCTGTTGATCCTTTTCAAATAATTGTCTCGCTCCCACCGGACATTTAGCACATTTTACTAAATGTTTTGTCATTCTTGTTGTATTTTTCAAGTATTGATTATCACAAAATTTTGCAAAAGTACTTGTTTTACCTTGTTCACTTTTAATTTACAGTAATTCCATGTAGTTATTCCTTTTAAAGCGAGCACCACACTCTCGCGAAGTTACTTCGGGAAAGTtcacttcgcgaggaacacatttaCGCCGGGCGATAAGGACTTCGGTTCCTTTGACTTGGTCTCAAAAACCGCCACATAATGTAAGTAGGCCGAGGTGCAGCGAAGTCGCATGAACAAcctgtctacactctcgtactcgctgaacttcgatcgacttcgcGAGTAGTATAGTGAGCGTTTTAGGGTTTTTAGTAAATTATGCTTTACTTCGAtccattctaaatatttgcacgttaatatagcaccaaaacaataaatactgacactgtaaacaccctagctagtggttcatgggattCCCGAGCCCCGGCTACTTAGATTTTCGGGGATGCGTGAAAAGCGCGTGAAAGCGAAAAAGCATTTCATGAGCGGAGCGGCAAGTAGGTGTTTGAGCTTCAAGAATAATGTTtgggatgcaaaaaatatactaggtgaattggcaaaaacaatatacatatttttaaattgcatataATAATTTCACCTctatctagtttttatttttatttcggttTTTGTAAATAGTATAGAAAATTCTCGAAAATAATTTTCTGCGCGTGAATATTCTCGCTgagaattttctggccgagaatattctcgttctGAGAATATTCTCTCCTTACAGCACTAAGTTCATGTAAGGCGCGACATTGAGTTAGCATGCAAACTTTGAGAAGAAAACTATATGAAAGTTCAGTGAAAATATGGAAGATCCATATAATTCTCGTTCTACAAATGAAAGCTTCCAAGTAGATCATCTTGTCTGGCTGTACAATTCCTAACGACGTTGAGGCTTATCTTCAAAACCTCAAAGGCAATGGGAAGGTCTGTACGAAGGTAAATAGAATAAATGAAGTAATACATCGGATTAAGAAAGTGCCAAAAGGGAAGAGATATGAACGGCTGGGGCTACATTGAACGCATGATCCAACTTACACGGTGAAATTAGATATAATTCAGCCAAAaacttgtttaatgtgttttagTTATTACAGTTTAATGAACTTTCAAACTAATATTCTGAAAAATGACTTCTCTATCTACTTTTCTCTTTATTCTACTGATAAACAAGTTCTCTCAAGTAACTTAACAAATCTATGCTTGAGAGTGTgagaattttctggccgagaatattctcgttctGAGAATATTCTCTCCTTACAGCACTAAGTTCATGTAAGGCGCGACATTGAGTTAGCATGCAAACTTTGAGAAGAAACATATATTGATTTACATTTGAGATACaattattttctataatttatcaAATCTGCGCTCTAGCGTAGAATATAATTATTAACTAATAAAAACTTACCTGCATGCTTTCATCTATCAATATAGAATGAAATTTGAGCCTGACCAGTCTAGGATCGCCAGCACCTACACAAGTGCAACAGATAACATCTGCAGCTTCTAACAGTTCCTTCTCAGCCATTTTCTTCAACATTCGGTACCGTTTTTCATCTACAGAACTCAATTCACCCGTCTCGTCTTTCAGTTGTTGCAACTTTTGTAGTTCAGTATTGCCTTCCATTTTCCTAATTTGATTATGTAAAGCTAAAAAGCTAACAGGCGAGTCGATTGCTTCCCTCGACTTTGCGCACAATCTGACAACTTTAAGGTTAGTTTTGTGGATTTTTTCCGTGAGTTGGTCGACAGCGGTGTTGCTAGGAGCACATACTAGAACCTAAAATAAATGAAGATGATCTATAAACAAAAACTATAATAACACATTCCACTGAAAAAGaagatttaaaataaaacacgCTTTTCTCAAAATAATCTAATCATTCTTCAAAATGATATATGTAATTCTGTTACTTACCGGTCCTCCATTTTGCTTAACAAGTTGGTAAACGATAGTGGCGGATGTTACAGTCTTTCCAGTACCAGGTGGACCTTGGATCAACGATAGAGGGCGTTGTAGTGCGTGTTTTACGGCATAAACTTGAGATCGGTTCAAATCGGGTAAGTTGGGGGCCGAAAAGTGTTTAGGGAGATGACATCTAAATAAAACTTCTTCCACTTCGTGGCCTAACAGTCGGTGGTATATGTAAGCGGAAACTGAAGCATCGTCGACGGCGAACTTACGAAGGGCCAACTGCATTCTGGAAGCAATTAAGAGAACTTTTTGATTTACTCTAAACCAACAATAAAATAGTAGATAAAAAAATAACTCCAGACCACGTCCTTTACATAGATACACTAATTCTCAtacattacaagtttgtaagtatTATTACAAAGCAATATGAGTAACATAACTGTTCTACAACCCAAGTAATTGTAacgccccacgttgggcgccagagCCCAAAGTATCCAGAAATATGTATCTGCCACTTTAAATCGGTGTATCCATATTGGTGTTGTTATGTCAGAGCATGGTCCACACGAGAAACAAGTAATTCTTACCCATAACCATGCTACAATGAATCAAGGAGTTGGTTAAAATAAATCAATGATTCATGCTTGCTATGTAACAATTAACAAAGCACAGTATTTAAAGTATTCCAATTAATCTGAACCAACCAGTGATAAAGTACTAACCCCGCGTTTGGTCTACGAAGCTCCTCACCGTAGAAGCTCGTTTTCAAAAGCACCGAAGAAGCTTCGGAGAAGAGCAAAAGCCtctaaaaaaaatgtaaaaagcTCTGATGGAGTATTCAAAACATTGAAAAATCGCCACAGATGCTGGAAAACGTCAATAACTTCATAAATGCTTGAATAGCATCAAAGTGAAGCTTCAAAAATAACTGAAGAAGCCTCAAAACATTGCAAAAGGGTCAAAAGCTCTGGAGAAGTTTTAAAAAAAGTGATGGATAAGCTTTCAAAAGCGCTGAAGACTTTTACAAAATGCTTGAAATGCTTCAAAACGCGAGAGTGGTGTCAGATGTACTGGAAAAAAAAAATTGCTTCGAGAGCATTGTGGTGAAGTTTGAAAAGCCTTTGACAAACGCTAAACGTTTTCGAAATGGATCAAACTGTGCTGGAGAAGCATCCAAATCGTTGGAGAAGTTTCAAAAGCGACGAAAAAGTGATAAGAGCACTAGAAAATCcttaaaaatgtttcaaaattggCAAAAGCGGCATAAGCTGTGGAAAATCTTCAAAACTCTGGAACAGCCTTTGAGAATGATCGAAGTATACCTCATTAGAAAAGTTTCAGAAGTGCTTAAAAGGCGTCAATGCACGAAAAAAGGTTTTAAATGGTGAATCGTCATTGTTCTGGAAAAGAGTAAAAGACGCCAGAGGCATCAAAACTGCTGGAGAAGCATCAAAAAGTGCTCTAAATGCGTAAAAAGAACTGGAAAAAGCTTAAAAACTTCTTAAACGCGACGTAAGTACCGAAACACCTTACATGCTTTGGATAAGCTCCAAAAAAGCTGTAGAAGCATTGGAGAAGCGCTAAAAGAGCTTTGGATCAACTTAAAATGCCTTGCGGAAGAGACAGAAGCGAGGAAACGTGAAAAGCTTTTGACTTTACCTTATAGGCGTGGATTTTTACGTTAGTGAACAAAGTTTGTGACGTTAGGGTGGGAGTAGCGAGAGTGTTATAATATGTAGCGCAAGACGTACTCAGGGATTTAGAGGATCTATGTTCAAAAATAAATGTTTGCGAAATTGTTATTCTTAATCACAATTAAATAGATATTTTAGGCCCAGTAAGCCTACTGAAAccagttaaaataaataaatcagtACATACAGACTCCCTAAATATTATGATCTTACCTATCAAAACTGGTACTCTTCCAAATGAAATCAACTACAAAGTTACTTCCGCAATCCACAGGAGCCCCAGAACCGTTTTTCAACTCAATTCCTATATCTTCGCCGTAATTATCGGGTACTTTAATGACATGTCCGACTCCCGCCCATGTCTTGTGCATTTCTCCAACGTATCTCAATCTCAATTCATCTCCGTGCATCAACTTCATATCTCCATCGGTTTTGGCGAGGGTGAAATAGGCGATAGTTTTCTTATTCAAGCCTACGTCCCAACGAACTTCGATGTTTTCTTGAGTTTGGGATTCCTTGAGGCGCTTATCGTAGTCGGCTTCTAGCTTTACTAATGGACCAAAGATGTTTTGGTATTGGTAACCGTCTTCATAACGGAGAAGTACCTGAAAAAAAGTGCGTGAAAGTACCGTATGACTTCAGTCATTTTAATTTCTCAAAGAAAATATTAATAGATTGTTTCTTAATGTGGAGTAATGTTATTTTGCGATTATACATAATAGATTTGATGAACAATGTAAGTCGATTTGAAGTTGTACATAATAATCTTATATATTTTACATGGCATACCtgggaacaatgatcaactccaccggtgattacttacaggaaatcaaaatcagaatagaaaaggctagagcaaattttaacaaaatgaaaaaGTGCTCTGCACGatagatttgaagttggagctaagagttacgttggctaggtgctacgttttctcgactttgttttgtGGAATGAAagttggaccttgaatgctgcatcaatgaaaaaactagaatcattcaaGCTGTGGGTgcacagaagaattctgaaaataacGTGGAAAGAACATGTCACAAACAAATAGGTTCtaagaaagatgaataaagaaatggaaatcttaaataccatcaaaacaagaaaattggaatatctctgacatattacacgtggagagagatacaacttgctccaactcattatgcagggaaagattcaaggaaaaaaaAGCATAGgcagacgcagaatatcgtggctgcgcaacctgagagaatggcacggatgtacatcaaatgaacttttcagagcagccgtctctaaaatccgaatagctatgatgataacCAACCTCCGTCGCAGAgatggtacttaaagaagaagatattttacATACCTGTTGTGGCTCCTCATCTACACCAGGTTTTTCTAGATCCTGGAAAGTGGCATCGACATTTTCCTTCCATAATTCTTCTAATTTATTGATCTGTTGCGCGGAAATTTGTCTAGCACGCAATTGTTCTTGTTCCGAAGGTATCTTGACTAACCACGTCAAAAAACAACGGTCGGCAATCAAAGGTTTCCATTGTTCTTGATCCCAATTCATATCCTAAAGGAATAAAGTCATTCTAGATATTTTTACCATGTAAAAAGCATTCTGGAGtttgaatttataaaattaaaataacgCAATATTTAATAAGTGTACCTTAAGCGAGTTTTGCGCAGCACAAGGTTGTCTGCACAGTAGGACAACTACAGAATCTGCTTTAGCTGGTATGAAACCCAACACAAAAACGTTGCGAACTCCACAACTGTAACATTCCAAAATTGTCTCTCCTAATGGCCCATCTTTGTGTAGGGTAACTTCCTTATGTTTGGCTCTGACCTataaacatataataataaatcaactaaatgaaatttggtactgTTACAGAAAAAATACACATTTCTTTTTTTATCATTGTTAAAATAGGCTACACGTTACCATTCAGAAAAAGCTGCGTCATAATCATTTTCTGAAGTCTAGGTGAAGTCTAGGAAGAGGAGAAAGTCACACAGAACTAAGTCTGTTGAATACAGTGGCTGGACAATCAATTAATATCCCaattgaaaaaacaaaaagaataggAATACTAAAAATCTTCGAACTCACCAAATGATTGATGATATGACTTCCAGAAGTGTTTCCTCTTCCATTGCAGAACCACTTCTTGCAGAGGTTGCACATGACGACACAGTTTGGTTCATGGATGCCACAGTACTTGCAGGCATAATCAGGCAGTTCTTTAGTATTGAAATATCCCTCTTCATCATCTTCCTCGAATTGTAATTCTCCCAGAGCGTTAGTGGTAGCTGTGATTTTGTTGACAATGTTGTTATTTACCTGTTAAAAGttaatgttaataaaaataaatattttataagtgTAAATTTTATGATTTGGGAAAAAAGATCATTACAAAGAACAGGTCAAAAGGTAGGATTTGTTGGTATGGGT from Diabrotica virgifera virgifera chromosome 5, PGI_DIABVI_V3a includes these protein-coding regions:
- the LOC114325097 gene encoding regulator of nonsense transcripts 1, with product MSVDAYGPSSQTLTFLDTEDADLIGADTQGSECDFTDFTIPSQTQASQHDHAGPKVSGVQVNNNIVNKITATTNALGELQFEEDDEEGYFNTKELPDYACKYCGIHEPNCVVMCNLCKKWFCNGRGNTSGSHIINHLVRAKHKEVTLHKDGPLGETILECYSCGVRNVFVLGFIPAKADSVVVLLCRQPCAAQNSLKDMNWDQEQWKPLIADRCFLTWLVKIPSEQEQLRARQISAQQINKLEELWKENVDATFQDLEKPGVDEEPQQVLLRYEDGYQYQNIFGPLVKLEADYDKRLKESQTQENIEVRWDVGLNKKTIAYFTLAKTDGDMKLMHGDELRLRYVGEMHKTWAGVGHVIKVPDNYGEDIGIELKNGSGAPVDCGSNFVVDFIWKSTSFDRMQLALRKFAVDDASVSAYIYHRLLGHEVEEVLFRCHLPKHFSAPNLPDLNRSQVYAVKHALQRPLSLIQGPPGTGKTVTSATIVYQLVKQNGGPVLVCAPSNTAVDQLTEKIHKTNLKVVRLCAKSREAIDSPVSFLALHNQIRKMEGNTELQKLQQLKDETGELSSVDEKRYRMLKKMAEKELLEAADVICCTCVGAGDPRLVRLKFHSILIDESMQATEPECMVPVVLGVKQLILVGDHCQLGPVVMCKKAARAGLSQSLFERLVVLGIRPFRLEVQYRMHPELSRFPSNFFYEGSLQNGVSAEERKLAKIDFPWPIQDRPMFFLVTQGQEEIAGSGTSYLNRTEASNVEKIATRFLRSGVKPEQIGVITPYEGQRAYLVQYMQYQGSLHSKLYQEIEIASVDAFQGREKDIIIMSCVRSNEHQGIGFLNDPRRLNVALTRAKYGIIIVGNPKVLSKQPLWNHLLSFYKEQKVLVEGPLTNLKESLIQFAKPKKLINSENPGSHFMTTSTFDAREAMVPGSVYDRSANQAMNGQFNYPSHRGVPLDVFGRTHDPISYISPERAQASMNLPVPVGMFMNMAHIPPRFYNQHQQALQARQQQNHRNRKPPQRQKGKGGNLSQDHTQPFSQSLQLTQGMSQPGLSQPGFSLSQPGLSQAELSQDPYMAEYQSQMDGLLSQDSTYQGDRSAFYQPSAQFSQPY